A region of Malaciobacter marinus DNA encodes the following proteins:
- a CDS encoding P-II family nitrogen regulator: protein MKKIEAIIKPFKLDDVKEALVEIGITGMTVSDVKGYGRQQGHSELYRGAEYIVDFLAKVKIEVVVNDEDVEQTINAIIESSKTGKIGDGKIFVTPLDEVVRIRTEQRGSEAV from the coding sequence ATGAAAAAAATTGAAGCAATTATTAAACCTTTTAAACTTGATGATGTGAAAGAAGCATTAGTTGAAATAGGAATTACTGGTATGACAGTATCTGATGTAAAAGGTTATGGAAGACAACAAGGACATTCTGAACTTTATAGAGGAGCTGAATATATTGTTGACTTTCTTGCAAAAGTAAAAATAGAAGTAGTTGTAAATGATGAAGATGTTGAGCAAACAATAAACGCAATCATTGAATCTTCTAAAACAGGGAAAATCGGTGATGGTAAAATCTTTGTTACACCCTTAGATGAGGTTGTAAGAATTAGAACAGAACAAAGAGGTTCTGAAGCCGTATAA
- a CDS encoding ammonium transporter, whose product MENFADVKYILDGFLFVFAGILVMWMAAGFAMLEAGLTRTKNNATVLTKNIALFAISCIMFYFVGYNFMYGDGSSFIGSGAMLSGKTNEAMGYPVMADFFFQVVFVATAASVISGTIAERMKLWPFLIFVVVLSGVIYPIQGHWTWGGSELGGILAGFSDFAGSTIVHSVGGWAALAGVLILGARKGKYGKNGNVRPIPGSNLTLATLGTFILWMGWFGFNGGSQLALGSKADIDGIALVIADTNMAACAGAIAAAILTQLIYKKVDLTMVLNGALAGLVSVTAGPDLGMVISFIEGIVGGVLVVIAVPLWDKLKIDDPVGALSVHLVAGIWGTLAVGIFNPDVSFFAQIKGVVVIGIFVFVSSFIVWKVLDLVIGLRVDEETEINGLDIHETGLEAYPEFKRS is encoded by the coding sequence ATGGAAAATTTTGCTGATGTAAAATATATCTTAGATGGGTTCTTGTTTGTATTTGCAGGAATTCTTGTTATGTGGATGGCAGCTGGGTTTGCTATGTTAGAGGCTGGTCTTACTAGAACAAAAAATAATGCAACTGTACTTACGAAAAATATTGCACTTTTTGCAATATCTTGTATTATGTTCTATTTTGTAGGATATAACTTTATGTATGGAGATGGTTCATCATTTATTGGAAGTGGAGCAATGCTTTCAGGTAAAACAAATGAAGCTATGGGATATCCAGTTATGGCTGATTTCTTTTTTCAAGTTGTATTTGTAGCAACAGCAGCTTCTGTTATTTCAGGAACAATTGCAGAAAGAATGAAACTATGGCCATTTCTTATATTTGTAGTTGTATTAAGTGGTGTAATTTATCCAATTCAGGGTCACTGGACATGGGGTGGAAGTGAATTAGGTGGAATTCTTGCAGGATTTTCTGACTTTGCTGGTTCTACAATTGTACACTCTGTTGGTGGTTGGGCTGCACTTGCTGGAGTTTTAATTCTTGGAGCAAGAAAAGGCAAGTATGGTAAAAATGGTAATGTAAGACCAATTCCTGGTTCAAACTTAACATTAGCAACACTTGGTACATTTATTTTATGGATGGGTTGGTTTGGATTTAATGGTGGTTCACAATTAGCTTTAGGAAGTAAAGCAGATATTGATGGTATTGCTTTAGTTATTGCAGATACAAATATGGCTGCTTGTGCTGGTGCAATAGCAGCAGCAATATTAACACAATTAATTTACAAAAAAGTGGATTTAACAATGGTGTTAAATGGTGCTTTAGCAGGACTTGTTTCTGTAACAGCAGGACCTGATTTGGGAATGGTTATTTCTTTTATTGAAGGTATTGTAGGTGGAGTTTTAGTTGTAATTGCAGTTCCTTTATGGGATAAATTAAAAATTGATGATCCAGTTGGTGCACTTTCTGTTCACTTAGTTGCAGGTATTTGGGGAACATTAGCAGTTGGTATTTTTAATCCAGATGTTTCATTTTTTGCACAGATTAAAGGTGTAGTTGTAATTGGTATTTTTGTATTTGTTTCATCATTTATTGTATGGAAAGTTCTTGATTTAGTAATTGGATTAAGAGTTGATGAGGAGACAGAAATTAATGGTCTTGATATTCATGAAACAGGTTTAGAAGCTTATCCTGAATTTAAAAGATCATAA
- a CDS encoding sigma 54-interacting transcriptional regulator has product MQEFIAASSNSKEILNSAKLLQAVNIHALIYGETGVGKKTLAKFITPDAKVFTCYELQKDISQKVLDINKQTIIIEKIEELTNIDLLLSWIEENEIRIIATTQAKKLNQKLNDFFSITLSIPPLNQREDDLKLLTQKFSNEASKVLRTEKILPSKLMLNTNKNAHSLRKSIYFSYLFETVGEDEILMFLENYMFTNLQGENSYKDFLYLFEVPLLKAAKKKYKSQVQMAKYLGLNRITLRKKLDTHKELL; this is encoded by the coding sequence ATGCAAGAGTTTATAGCCGCATCATCAAACTCTAAAGAGATTTTAAATTCAGCCAAACTTTTACAAGCTGTAAATATTCATGCTTTAATATATGGAGAAACAGGAGTAGGGAAAAAAACTTTAGCAAAGTTTATTACTCCTGATGCAAAAGTATTTACATGCTATGAACTACAAAAAGATATTTCTCAAAAAGTTTTAGATATCAATAAACAAACTATTATTATAGAAAAAATAGAAGAACTAACCAATATTGATCTTCTTTTATCTTGGATAGAAGAGAATGAGATTAGAATAATTGCAACAACACAAGCAAAAAAACTAAATCAAAAATTAAATGATTTTTTCTCTATTACCCTTTCAATTCCACCTTTAAACCAAAGAGAAGATGATTTAAAACTACTAACTCAAAAGTTTTCAAATGAAGCAAGTAAAGTTTTAAGAACAGAGAAGATACTTCCTTCAAAACTTATGCTAAATACAAATAAAAATGCCCATAGTTTAAGAAAGTCTATATATTTTTCTTATCTTTTTGAAACAGTAGGCGAAGATGAAATTCTTATGTTTTTAGAAAACTATATGTTTACAAACTTACAAGGAGAGAACTCTTATAAAGATTTCTTGTATCTTTTTGAAGTACCTTTATTAAAAGCAGCCAAGAAAAAATATAAGTCGCAAGTTCAAATGGCAAAATATTTAGGATTAAATAGAATTACCCTAAGAAAAAAACTAGATACACACAAAGAGTTATTATGA
- a CDS encoding HD domain-containing protein, whose translation MINEFNLNKVNLKVEELISNNASDFEISKVFKNHIKEYKKSIDIVLDTTGGKDFFVKNTKHTDKFLTSLYKYILRKHFGSYQPMSTAIPITLVALGSYGREQLCIYSDIDLMILYEDIKGYNLKEIMEDFITLAWDCGLKLGSRVHELNEIEDAVKEDITIKTSIIESRVICGSKYLWFAYENTLNNIRKTDIEDFVIEKLEEHKQRLLKYPLKMEPNIKDGYGGLRESNMISWMSYILYGTQNTKDLIGKEITEEEHKIYRSSLEYIFQVRNALHNISKRKLDVVNFDVLPELSSKLGFINKPRYTKERQCMSKLLYSLHNIHFFSTVMVKKFARVLLKQNTELKLLKSTRLKKNLYLFEGKVYTSFHRKPISLNLFLKELISLPKEVKSFDRSYIYYASKIKVPTKQTNELKKNIKTLLLKTSLYPIIKLLYNSNLFKAIIPITKKIINQPQFDGYHQHPVDIHSIKTLKKIENIEDTFIKEIYDSLTPSEKSVTKLAALLHDVGKGRTGDHHIAGEKLSKNFMLSLDFDSKQVQMGSQLVRYHNKMSAYAKNEDIYSERIILAFTGIVKSRQMLKMLYIVTYADISAVGKNVFNSSTASLLKELYFQSLPAFENLELLKESSRRVAKINTIKNLKRYKELSNLMKRKIKYISSNQIFLRLKAEDILDIAIKAKDVNSYIYKITNNQQLVIRIIRKIPLNLGFLLGKLEFLNIFSMNIFKLYDEKKAFEITFSEKVDQGDIELVKQIIESSFDMSKITKTRKPVIKKNEVIANCNHSPYLASLQVKTKDQKGLFAYIAKIFDDFNIEIESAKLASTKNYTRDLILIEKNGTFCGKQDEIINLICSNED comes from the coding sequence ATGATAAATGAATTTAATTTAAATAAAGTAAATCTAAAAGTAGAAGAGTTAATATCAAATAATGCAAGTGATTTTGAAATATCAAAAGTATTTAAAAATCACATAAAAGAGTACAAGAAATCAATAGATATTGTACTTGATACTACTGGTGGAAAAGATTTTTTTGTAAAAAATACAAAACATACAGATAAATTTTTAACTTCTTTATATAAATATATTCTAAGAAAACATTTTGGTTCATATCAACCTATGAGTACAGCTATTCCTATTACTTTAGTTGCCCTTGGAAGTTATGGAAGAGAACAACTTTGTATCTATTCTGATATTGATTTGATGATACTTTATGAGGATATTAAAGGTTATAATTTAAAAGAGATTATGGAAGACTTTATTACTCTTGCTTGGGATTGTGGATTAAAATTGGGTTCAAGAGTTCATGAACTAAATGAAATAGAAGATGCAGTGAAAGAAGATATTACAATAAAAACTTCAATCATTGAATCAAGAGTAATTTGTGGTTCAAAATATCTTTGGTTTGCTTATGAAAATACTTTAAATAATATCAGAAAAACAGATATAGAAGATTTTGTAATTGAAAAACTTGAAGAACATAAACAAAGACTATTAAAATATCCACTAAAAATGGAGCCAAATATAAAAGATGGATATGGAGGGCTTAGAGAATCAAATATGATTTCTTGGATGTCTTATATTCTTTATGGTACACAAAATACTAAAGATTTAATAGGCAAAGAGATAACAGAAGAAGAACATAAAATATATAGAAGTTCTTTAGAGTATATTTTTCAAGTTAGAAATGCACTTCATAATATATCAAAAAGAAAATTAGATGTTGTAAACTTTGATGTATTACCAGAGCTTAGCTCAAAACTTGGTTTTATAAATAAACCAAGATATACAAAAGAGAGACAATGCATGTCAAAGCTTTTGTATTCATTGCATAATATTCATTTCTTTTCTACTGTAATGGTAAAAAAGTTTGCAAGAGTTTTATTAAAACAAAATACTGAATTAAAACTATTAAAAAGTACAAGACTTAAAAAGAACCTTTATTTATTTGAGGGAAAAGTTTATACATCTTTTCATAGAAAACCTATAAGTTTAAATCTATTTTTAAAAGAATTAATTTCTTTACCAAAAGAAGTTAAATCTTTTGATAGATCTTATATTTATTATGCAAGTAAAATCAAAGTTCCTACAAAACAAACAAATGAATTAAAGAAAAACATTAAAACTTTGCTATTAAAAACATCTTTATATCCAATAATAAAACTTTTATATAATTCAAATTTATTTAAAGCAATAATACCTATTACAAAAAAAATAATAAATCAACCTCAATTTGATGGATATCATCAACACCCAGTTGATATACACTCAATAAAAACCTTAAAAAAGATTGAAAATATTGAAGATACATTTATCAAAGAGATTTATGATTCACTAACTCCTAGTGAAAAATCAGTCACAAAACTTGCTGCACTTTTACACGATGTAGGAAAAGGAAGAACTGGAGATCATCATATAGCAGGAGAAAAACTCTCTAAGAATTTCATGCTTTCTTTAGATTTTGATAGCAAACAAGTGCAAATGGGAAGTCAATTAGTAAGATATCATAATAAAATGAGTGCTTATGCTAAAAATGAAGATATATACTCTGAAAGAATAATCTTAGCATTTACAGGTATTGTAAAATCAAGACAAATGTTAAAAATGCTTTATATTGTAACTTATGCTGATATCTCAGCAGTTGGTAAAAATGTGTTTAATAGCTCAACGGCTTCACTTTTAAAAGAACTCTATTTTCAATCACTTCCAGCTTTTGAGAATCTTGAGTTATTAAAAGAAAGCTCAAGAAGGGTTGCAAAAATCAATACAATTAAAAATTTAAAAAGATACAAAGAGTTATCTAATCTTATGAAAAGAAAAATAAAGTATATCTCATCAAATCAAATTTTCTTAAGATTAAAAGCTGAAGATATTTTAGATATTGCAATAAAAGCAAAAGATGTAAATAGCTATATATATAAAATCACAAATAATCAACAATTGGTTATTAGAATAATTAGAAAAATTCCTTTAAATTTAGGTTTTTTACTTGGAAAATTAGAGTTTCTAAATATTTTTAGTATGAATATTTTTAAACTTTATGATGAGAAAAAAGCTTTTGAGATTACTTTTAGTGAAAAAGTTGACCAAGGAGATATTGAGCTTGTTAAACAAATAATTGAAAGTTCATTTGATATGAGCAAGATAACAAAAACTAGAAAACCTGTTATCAAAAAAAATGAAGTTATTGCAAACTGTAACCATAGTCCATATCTAGCTTCGCTTCAAGTAAAAACAAAAGATCAAAAGGGACTTTTTGCTTATATTGCAAAAATATTTGATGATTTTAATATCGAAATTGAAAGTGCTAAACTTGCTAGTACTAAAAATTACACAAGAGATTTAATTTTGATTGAGAAAAATGGAACTTTTTGTGGGAAACAAGATGAAATTATCAATCTTATTTGCTCAAATGAAGATTAA